tatccctgtgcctacTACCAATCTGGCCAGCGCatatgaatcctaagatagagttcactatcttaagttgtttcaCCAGTTGTGAGGACTTCTAGCACTCAACTTCTTTGAATCATATTCCGAAACAGTAAATGACTAAACTTTATTCGGTGAAAACTCTATCAATCTTAAGAACTAAATCAGAGACATTGTTGGgctatgcaaaggctcttccgtttaatcaatataaactcctttgtgtttgtttagatcAACCAAGATCTAGATTATCGAGATAATCAAACCTTAGTTCACAGTCTATCAGATTTGGATCCTGAAGAGAACCACCAAATGATATATCGTCGGTCTACATAAAAAGTTATGAaattctatcaaagataaacaaacttttTGAATCCCAGTCAATCAAGTGTGCACGAAGTAAAATCACAAATATCAGAATACCGATAAGAAAATcttattgtcttcaaatataaCTTGATTACCTTGTGGTCGATGACACACAGAGCGCAGTATGTTAATAATGGATAACCATCTTCAGATTTAAAAAAAGATCTGAAATTTGTCGACCCTTaatctagttcgagtgaccttataccAGAAGAGAAAGATCATTGAATAAACAAACTAGTGATTATCAAGGTTCAactatcgttagtcaatcaaatcaataatcggaaACTATTCCAACGGTATTTCTAGacacttcttgatcccacataagtctttaaatgaaTCAGACGTAAAAGGTTTCGCCTAACTAGGTTACTCTGCTCTCCAGGTTagtattacaattaatatttctaGTCGACTTCCCACACATACTACAAGGTGAAGTGCTTGTGTTCtaggatgagtttgtaagaagaacaaacttcactatttatagaccaaggtagtttggacaccaaggaatttccaaaaccgaaaactaAGGCCGTCAACGGATAAAATTCCGACGGATTTTGAACAATTCGATTTCGATAGGTTAACTGTTATCGGAATTCTGAAATCTGATAATAACAAACGAAATTCGAAAAATCAAGTCTgattccgataggttaagctatcggatatcggattttcATTTGGATAAATTTTGATAGGTTAACTATTAGCATAAAACTAACCtaaaatttcattttttgttAACCCAAAATCAATAGCAGAAACTCTAATTACCATCAGAggttgaaattagagaaatagaaAGGGGtgattgaaattaggttttaaacATGTTATCAATCAAGTTTAAACATCATGCTCATTTATAATTAAACGTGAAACATCAAACATGCAATCGAGTTGGGAAAAGAATCAAAATCTAATTTCGAAACATCAATCATTACTTACTTATCTGAGAATCTCTGACCATCTATCGATCTATTCCACAATCTAAACTTTTCTCTATCGACCTcgatctaacttttttttttctttctctcgaTATTTTTCTCTACTTTATGTGTTgagaataaaaaatgttaaagaCTAATGATAGTATCATGTTAATTCTCGACATCTAATACCCAGGGGTTGGAAAATTACTAGTAAACCCCTAGGTTTACCAGATGTCGGAACTTAGCCAAACGAAATTGGCCTAATACGATTTCGATAAGGTTAAGAGGTAAAGTCCGATAATATACTCGGTTCTGAAATCCGACAACtcggattaaatcctataggatgtcgaACTTTCGGAAATGGATCTCGGATTTCGGAAGTTTATTGACAgccaaaagatatgcaataaatatcaaTTTTAGGATTTTATTAAATTCCAATTGATATCCAATTAatatactgaaatttctcagcatGGACGACAACTCAATATTTGCTAgcatacaagtatactttactaatatatatTCTCCAcagatatgctttaattacttGGAAATTAAAGACATATAAATTCCGAATATAAAAAGACTATTGAGAATTTTggttgggatctcaccttgagtatcaaggaatatatttgaataaTAAATATATGAGATTTCAGCAAATTTTCAAATACGCATAATGTCGACACTGTAAACTTTCCTACCTTAGCAACTCAGATTCTTAAATCTGTGCAAACCCTAGAGTAAATCAAAATACGATTGCTATTAGGGATCGGTACGGTAAGAGATCCTTGTTAAGGGATCGGTCCAGCTAGAGATCCCTAGGACCGGTCCTAGTAATGATCCTTTTCCAAGGGATCGGTCCTActagatgttagagcactgctcggtcgaactcgcacgttgctatctcaagcttgtttgtcaagtttagttgccaaaactacaagtcttgattactagtgtACTTAAAGCTAAGTCTtgaactaggatataaagtgtagttgagctctagactccacgacgttcatcatgcaaagacgaagaactacttaaggaactggtggaacttcatcgactaaaagttatgtggagacttgaacttatctataaatcaaattctatctactctatctcctatcttgagacaaaattcgtatttctatatagacttcgattatacacatttgctatttcgagccaagtttatcccgcttatctatttctcgaaatatgtgttggtaagctttcgctttttccaagttcatctttacaagtgacgaaagtcatgttgattatttcaatatgttgaaaatcgctttgatgaaaaatagtgtgtgaataacctctatttaacatcctctaagaatgtttcaatgattgaaatgagagtttagaatatataaccttgaatggatataaacattgtatgtgaactcatacttgtgtaagtccaaaatccttgaactaaagtatgcgtactttactattcaggatgtccggaagctaagtccgcgtactgccggaagttcacatcacgtgaatttctggtggagtttgtgaactgaaaacaaactcaatccgggtacttaagtattcataccggtatgcatacttgagtgggttattttctaaaaacggtttattcgtgaactaagacatgtataaactaaagaatgcatatttgcaaactgtggctacaaTGTTcctgaatcgattcgagtgaatcaaaatcgtttttgtttcgaatgTGCCTTAtatacttatataagatctaagcaattgaaaaactctctaactagttcttatgagtcatttgaactagttatggtgaagataaataaggttgatatgaaagttctcatatggctaggtgtacacgtttaggtacggttacacaaacctaaacgaACGTGTAtttgatttgtgtataacaagataagattcgatctgacggttgaaagatattagcttgaatctaatcaggttttcatctaatagtgaatattgaatgattttttaccaaggtagcattgattgcaaaccctgatttgaagactatataaaagagaactctagcaactaggaaacctaatccacacacctcctgtgtgatactagttgtataagctagagtcaattttcctttaaccttaggtttctatcgagaccctgtaggttaacgacttgaagacttcattgggattgtgaagccagacccaactactttctctgtagttgcgtgatctgatcttgttgtttctatcgtattgagtacaattctAAAATTGGCTCGATattaatttctccaataggaaagatagaaaagtagtcacaaacatcttcgtctcatcgtttgtgattccacaatatcttgtttcgctagtcgattaagattattgtgaagtgattgatatttttaggctgttctttgggaatataagaccggtatatcaattggttcatgttcaccttgatttatcaaaagacggaacaaaactcgtaggtatttctttgggagacagatttaaatattccagtagaattttttgtgtgatacaaatttgtttattaaagtcttcgactttgggtcgtagcaactcttagttatgggtgggatcagataaggaaatcaagtacgtagtatcctgctaggatcagagacataaggagcgcaactgtaccttggatcggtgtgagattgattggggttcaactacagtccaaaccgaagttagtttgtagtagtctagtgtcggtagcggcttaatacagtgtgtgttcaatctggactaggacccggggtttttctgcatttgcggtttcctcattaacaaaacttctggtgtctgtgttatttcttttccgcattatatttttttatataattgaaatatcacaggttctgcgttgaATCGatgaattggtaaatccaacctttggttgttgattgaaattgattgatccttgaacattgttctttggtatcgttcaagttaatttctcctgtattcaattagactcgcagattgctgtttgcttgagtaagtattgaaccgagaaattgagatataactccttgatatacttttcttaagattgagtctgactgtctagttgattctcttgaaagtatattggagtagtccatatagattgctaagccaaatattgggtgaggttgttagacccccactttttcactagaGATCCTTATGATCAGTCATAGTAAAGATATTTGTTTAAGGGATCCTTCCTAGAATAAATCCTTTGATTCCTTTCGACTATCATACAAGTTTACTTCATTAAACTTATGTAATTacacatagttttctaggcattgAATCAACTCGAAGTTCAACACACTAACTAGCAACGAATTACAAAAATAGTGCTATTTCGCATatacgaatttcaaaagataaacgttatacttcttATTCTAATATACCAAATTCGTAAAATTTGTATATTGTTCCTTGACAATTTGATCATAGTATAATGATCAAGTCATCACTACTAGAGATGTTTTGTAtgctatgttttcaatataaatgaCTTGAAAGCAACGTAGATAGAAATGAAAACAAGCCAAATATATATTATTAACCTCGAGCAAAAGGATCATGTGTTCGATGATGCGATTCGTCTTCAGATTTTTTAGAGTAACATGAgcttgtctcaacattcctagacttcctagtctaacctaacgaagttgactctagtaatctaatcaagcagcCTCGAATTTTTgagataaaatatgacaaccaaaactTGACATGGAAACACttagtgggttcaatcgagcaatgctgTGACAGGTTGCTTCCTGTGGTTGATATTTCAATGACATGCCATGATATGGTGACCAAATTAGCATTTGTTGAGAGAATGTATGAAAATATGGATACATACAATCTTCTATTCAACGAGATGACTATTGACGCTAATAATATTGGAAAATTCTACACCTCACCGTGAGGTAAATATGTGAAGAAAAAATTCACCAAGCAATTAAACTAGGTTCGGGTTTACGTTGTTACTAACGAATTCATTAGTTGAGATTAAGAAACACCGGGGAGGAAGTTTAAGAAGAGCTTTAGTTACAAGGTTAGACAGTTCATCCTGAAGTATACAAGGGAGGTGCTTATTGGAACCAAGGATAAAGAAGGTAAATGAAAGTTGAATGAGACTAAGGTGAATGCTATTGCAATTCCGGGAACAAGATCGATGCCAACCTCCTACGACTATTACATCCTCTAAATACATTTTGTGATTACTCGTGGCGCACTACATGCATCCCCTACTTGAGTTGAGACATGCCTCTAAGAAATCAACTAGCCAAATTGTAGGGTATATAAGCCTACTCCAGGTAATTTGTTAACTCTAACGATGCATTggttttcattttttgttttttatgttaAGAAtcgtttttcttatgtttaatttgATATTCACATAATTGTGGATCTACACCTAATTTTGTTGTCTACCAGTGcattgattttcattttttttcttctaagtttTCGAGAAGTGGAAGATAAGTATACCTAGAGGAATAAGTGCTGATTGCTACTGAACAATTGACCGGATGACGACCTCAAAGGTAGGCTTTGATCCATACAAACGAGTTGAACGCCATATTGTAAGGTCTTAGATGTCTATgtattttggaccgttgtggcagCCTACAGGATATATCATGTATTATGCATCAATAGTGATAAGAGAACACGGTTATGTACAAGATGAACCATAGCATCACATATATGATCACTTTACATTGTCGAAGACAGATTGTGAATCTCACCATGACTAAAATTTCTAAACCGGATTGTACAGAAAAAAAAACTtctaattaaattaataattttatattaagATCACGATGACAAAAAAGAGTTTGTTCCACCGAAAGGTTGTTATTTAAATCAAATACATGTGTAAATGGGGGATTTTATGAATTAAAAGTAATTTAGATTTAAATTGAAAGGTAAGAATAAGTAAAAAAGTGACCCATGAGTTGAGAATACTGGCAAAAATTCATCTCCAATCTTAAACatgtccatggatgaatgattAAAATTGTTGTTTAATCTTTagttatcaaaagccctagaaaaCTTCATCTCAAATCTATTCCGTTGATTTCCTAGAGTCATCGTACACCTATAACGATGTGAATATGAATTATACTTAAAAAACAACCCGACGCATAGCGCAATCGAGTCGAATTCTCTAAGAGCATTACAATTCGTGGAATAGGCTAATTAATACAACGGACTACTACGAGTAGTTCATTTAGACAAATGTCAAATTTTACATGTAATTACAAGAGAATATCGCTACGACCATAATTATATTATACTACTTGTATTCAAGAGTTATTAACTTTTTTGTATTAACATATCCTAAATTAGTTAGAGATATGATTGTGAACTCagttaattggccacttaactaaataAATATTCAATTATATTGCTATACATCATCATGCAATTGTTAGAACGGTAGAATTTGAAAGATAATTATGAGAGGAAACTAAACTTGGCAAATCCTAAACAGGCAAAGAAGAGAATAAGCTATTTGCAATTTTGACGAAAAAGAGCTCCACACTTCTTTTTGGACTTTCTCACAAGTCACAACTCACAATTGATCTACCAAAACCACACGGTCTGAAAATCCACCAAGATCTCTCCCCTGGTTTCTTAAAACTAACTCCTGCCCAAGTTTATTCCTTGACTTTAACTTCTAAACCATCTAGAAGGCTCACACCCATATTTTTCGTGAAGAACTATGTAAAAATAAAATGTAAAACAGAAGGGTGAGTCTAAAGATTTATAACAGAAACAAAGTAGCAAATGGATCATACTCTGAAAGTGATTATAAACCCGTCTCTAGTTCAAGTATTAAAGCCTCTCTTAATAACAGACAACAAAATAAAATAGTACTagaaggagaaaaataacatccACCCTCTTGCAACTCTGGCGTGATTTTTGAGATTCAAAAATGAAGCAAAGACTCCTTTAATTCTAATTTGCCCTGGGAGTCGCCCATTCGACTCTGAGAATGAGATTGTCATAACCATATCCATTGAGCTTATTGATTGCCCTCTCAGCATCTTCCTTGTTCACAAAGTTCACAAAACCAAATCCTCGGCTCATGCCAGTCTTCTGATCTACAGCCACATAAACACGACTGACAGCACCAAAAGTACGGAAGAGCTCAAGCAAGTCAGGCTCACGAGTATCTTCCGAGAGGTTTGTGACACGAACAGCGTTTTCTTCATTTCTTCGTGGTCTCATCTCTGATCCGAGTTGTTTTGCCCCATCTCTCTGGCCAGGATGAATGTAGGTTCCTGACTTGGAAGTGCCAGATGTGGCGGTATCTGCTGTAGGAGGCTTATCACTGAAACTCTCAGGTGGGGCAGCAAGATCCTTGTAAGGACACTTGGATGTCCAGTGATCACCCTTCTTACCACAGGTCCTGCACACCATAAGCACAGCACCTGGAGTAGCTGATATATCTCCTAGAGGCTTGGTGTCTTCTTTGCTACCTGATGTTAGTGCTTACCATGTTAGCAACTATGATTTTGTTTATATGATAAGACAAAATATTAAGTGAAACAGATAAGGAAACTGTACAGAAGAAATATAAAATAACGTTGAAAAGGTTTAACCTATCAAGATTTTAAACCCGTTCCTTCAAAACTAATCATACAATTAGCTAGATTTACAAAGCTTAAACCCAACAAGGCCACACAGCAAGGAAAAGGAACTCAATTTGATAACAAACAAAAAGATGGTTTTAGGTTGTAACACGTTTCAGTTTTTTCAGCCAAATAAGTACCCAGCCCGACAACAGCCTCTAAGTCAAAAATATTCAAAGTTAGATATAGGGTGAGCATTTTATTTCTTAACTTGCCTTACACAGATAGTACTACATAGGAAATTTGTGAGTCTGATAGAGAAAAAGACTTAAATATCAAACAAAATCATAACAAAGATTGAATAAAAGAAATATTCGTAGGTTAGAATGTGCTTTCGCAATTATCTCGGGAAAATTTCATCAAATAAAATTATCATCAGGCATGATATTATTAAATCAAGCATGTATATCAACAAAAGTGCTAATCTAAGAGAAATGTTTCATTAAAAAAATATCAAGCTGATTTCGATCTTCTATCCAGAGCCCCGTATCTTCCCTCAATTTACTAATATGATTGGTCAAAGCTTTTATGTGGCAATATCTGTTACGGCTATCATGTCAGTAAATGTGTTCAATCTTGTTGCAAGTTTCAATCCTCTTCCTAGAAACTAGGAGTCCTGGTTTTTCATTTTCATTGTAAATTATTTTAAGAATAACCTCTTTATTTTCAAAAAACCTTCTTGAAAATGTAATTCTTGAGCTAATTCAGGTAAGTCTTAAAGAATATCATTATCATTCCTAGCATGCATTAGCCGAAACATATTGAAATCTGTGTGTTCCACCCAGCCCCTCATATCTAAAAGCATCGGAGATTTGGAGTATGGTCAGAAGCAACCCTAGTCAAGTGAAAAGCAGCAGCATCAggaaagttgtgatacaattgctGATTAGCAAGGGTTCCATCAATTCCCTCCCTTATGTCTTTGTTTCCTATTCTATTGTTAGACCAAGTACAGGGGATTCCTATATAGTTCAAATCCGACAGACCCAGCTCTTAAATGATACCCTAAATAAAGCTAGCAGCCCTGCACATTGCTCAATTTTTAATGTAACCCCACTGATGATACCCCTCCTAATAAGGAACAAGGTCATTACCTCCCTAAATGAGGGAGCTGCAATATAGTGCCTGTCGATTTTAATGCATATCTTCACTAgtcaggtttttattttattttatggttcTCAACAATTGAGATGAGGTAAGGATTTTCAGTAAACAGTACAAAAAAATGATAGAAGCTTAAAATAAAAAGAGGAAAACGAACCTGGAGGTCTAGGCCTTTCAAGGAGAATCTCTTCAGTAGAAACCATAGTAAGTCTAGCACCAACATCTTCATGAACAGCATCACCAAACTTAGGCCAAGAACGACGTTCAATAGCAGCTTTAGTTAATCTAGCTTTAGCAAGCTTCCGGATCCGAATTGTTGTTGTAATCTTAACCTTATTACCATCATCATTAAACTTATATTCAGTAATTTTCTTAATACCATTTTCATCTGGTCCTGTTACTACTGGTGGTGGTAAAAGAAAATCAAGATCttctccatcatcttcttctaatTCACCCCAACGAACCTTGTTTGGTGGTTTCTGTGTTGCTGAACCTGGTCTTTGCATCGTATCTATCCCCATGGTGACGGATAATCAGGAGACACAGAGATATCAAACTTAGGGTTTTGCTCCGTCGCTCGTTTGGGTTATTCGATTTCTTTTAGGGCGAGTTTTTTTCTAGGGTTAGATAAAGAAGCAATCCTGTTTGCGAGCAAATTTCTTCTAAACCTTAAGTTTGTATTGGGCCTAAATTGGGTGCCTGTCTTACGTCGGCCTTTCATCCAAACGATCCAGCAAAATTGTAACACGCGAGCAATCGGGAAGTACCCTCGGTTAATGTCACGAAGCAATGCAAAATGCTTCCGGAATTGCTAAAATCACTCTAGCAAAGATAATTTTGCATAATTCTAAAGGCAGTGATTAAATACAACCCATGTTTTAGTTAAATATAATCCAAATCATACAAATATGTTTTGACAAAATACAACCTGGACAAACACAAATAAACAAATAATTATATGAGAAAAAAAGTTGTATTTAGGGTTTCACGGGAAAAATACGTAGAGAGGAGTTCATATAAAGGAATTGAGATATCTATAATCACTCACAGTTCGTGATTATACCGTAAAGAATTAATAAATAATTCAAGTTTCTTCATTAGTGATTGGTTCAAATAAACCATTTGATGTAATCAGAGATGCTGGACTCATGATTTTGAAAATCAATTCTTTTTGATCAAATTTTGTTATACTGTCATACCCTAATTAAGGATAAATCATATCTTAATGATCATCTTCTATTAACAAAACATTGATCAAACTTTATTATACTATCTTCGTCATATTTGAAAAAAGATATACCGACAGAATCATCATCTACATTTCGAGCACACGTATTTCCATTTCCATttactattttttctttttaatcttaACTTCTTAACTTCAGATTTTAACCCCTTAACTACTTCTCTCGCGTGTACATGAAAGTAACAGCAAAACAGgagaaagaaaatggaaaagaGAGAGAAGACCTGTTTGGCTTATGGGTTGTATTTAGCCCTTTTGTTTTAGTAAAACTGAAAAGTAAAAAGTAGGTTATATTTAACCCAAACGTGGATTGCGTTTAGTCGCCGCCATTCTAAATCAGCAAATGCATAAGTAGCAGATGCTTAAGTTAAGGCTGAGCGCTTAAGCAAAACCTTTATGGAGAATGGTGTTTAATCCACCTGACTTATTAATTTTCTCACTTATATCCTATTTGGATACCAGAAACAGTAATCATAAGCAAAAATGttattgcttcacaaaaagttggAATATTTTGCTTCTATAAGTCTCTGAATTTGCATACTCAAACTAACTTCTGAGTTTTTTGGTCCAGAAGTCGGAAAAACGACTTCTAGAATATCATCCAAACAGGCTATTATGAAATGATGTAATGAACTTTTCTATTTAATGTATGCTTGTAATGACTTATATGGTGTATGTGGTTTTGGCTGATCCTTATTCGACTAAGAATCATCGCTATTTGACGAACTATATGCATTCCAGTACATGCTTGATTATATTATCGGCTAAGCCTTATTGCACAATGTATGACATAAAATCCAGATGAATGGATTTCTTTTTTCAGTCGGACACTTTAAATCAAAAATAGATTACAAGATGGAAAAACTTGAACAAGTTCAAATTCTATAAGGATTGAATGGTTTTGTTAAGTCTCCTATCATGTTCATATTTATCTGCTCCAATATCTCAAATGTTTTCATAATAAGTGAATGAAGAAAATACACCTCAATTTAGTTCTGGAATCAGACAGGTTTGTTATGATACATAGAATAAAAAGGAACAAGTAAATGCCTATAACGGGTTAAAAGATAATAAGGCTCACAATCAAATTGTTACTCAACAACATTAGCAACCATGCATACATCCTGCACATACTACTAATATTTTCATAGATTGTACATTTATATTTTTGGAATCCAAATCTCAAACACCATTTTTGCTAATTTTTACAGTAATAAGGTTAAAATTTAGATTTACAAAATTAGAAGATAGTTTGAACTCGAATAAAGTCTTGAGGATGCAGGAATAATCCCAGAATCAATCTTATCGGGCTCGGTCGTAGAACAAGCTCATGCATTGATTCTAACTTGCATATTTCATATTGCATGTTTCTTCTTTCTTGATTAACAAATTTCGATATTTATGCAAGTTAGAAATACAAAGTTAATATTCCATGGAATTTGACGACGTATTTAACTCCCCTTAATTAGGAccgtcaatgggtacccattacccggaactgGACCCGGGAgaatagggtccggttccgggtcctaaaattggacccattaacaaattaggacccgacgggtaattatccgattggacccgaatcttaACTGGTCCGAACGGATAATACCCGACGGGTACCCGCAGGTAACGGGTACTcggttattcattcttttatccctCTTTTTAGAAAAATTACAGGTATTTTGCTAGtttggatttgattttttttcatttttaattttttttcctacatttaatctttatctagtacattaataaagaaataataacaaatttttataaaaataagatTGATTCAAGCCAAAAAGGAGAAATATATCAAGTTTTTGGACTTTTATGTGTgttttcttaatacccaacgggtacTCGAACCGATGGGTGCCGGGggttttaaacgggtccggttatgggtccactaatttaggaaccggacccggaaccgttaagAACCGGACCCGACTTTTATAACTAGGGTCCGGGTCCAGTGAtatccgggaggacccggacccattgacatccctacccttaatcaatacttacatcttttgtataataggtaaacctattgcttaaatgattcactaccccttacatagtgatccataaagcatatgtatgtagtatgaaactactaaataattctccccttttttgtcaataaaatcaacaaaggtacgaaaatcgcgggatcataatgaatataccgaaaagatatctcaagttttaaggaagatggagatactacataataacatagttaaaatgtaactcctcatatcaacttatttatatgacatcacatagtaataaatgcttagcgctcatcctaggagatgaaaagatacaagcatcccctttaaaattccacatccacactccccacaaagatatagaattaagcacaagttcatttaagaactctccccaactAAATGTCATTCTCAAgataacaacatgagtgaccttgcttttTGTGAAATAGAAGGATTTTGGAGGACATTAACATatcacaaggatttgtatccaaagtgtcgacataaattaatctcaaggccagttacgaacaacgaGACAATTTTTCTCGATTTTACTCATAAGAGAATCTTATggagtgtgtcaagcagcaaAACACAAAACTGTGATCACAAGTAGATCAATACTAcgagaaaaatctcaaagagtttgttctattttccgtttataaaaacataataaatTTAACTTATGAGCTGAAATATAAGATGATTCACAAGAATGTAAaagcacaaatatttcataagatttttgcaataattaaaccaataatgattacatgttgcaagttcatcttccaacaactctagaatttaaacaaataaatctaaaaacatgcataatgaaaacgttggaaatagctatgtgttatcacaatctttactataccaaaccctagttatccttttgttagagcacttctcggtcgaactcgcaagcgttgctatctcaaccttgtttgtgaagtttagttgccaaaactataagtcttgatttctagtctacttat
Above is a genomic segment from Papaver somniferum cultivar HN1 chromosome 10, ASM357369v1, whole genome shotgun sequence containing:
- the LOC113318708 gene encoding eukaryotic translation initiation factor 3 subunit G-like, giving the protein MGIDTMQRPGSATQKPPNKVRWGELEEDDGEDLDFLLPPPVVTGPDENGIKKITEYKFNDDGNKVKITTTIRIRKLAKARLTKAAIERRSWPKFGDAVHEDVGARLTMVSTEEILLERPRPPGSKEDTKPLGDISATPGAVLMVCRTCGKKGDHWTSKCPYKDLAAPPESFSDKPPTADTATSGTSKSGTYIHPGQRDGAKQLGSEMRPRRNEENAVRVTNLSEDTREPDLLELFRTFGAVSRVYVAVDQKTGMSRGFGFVNFVNKEDAERAINKLNGYGYDNLILRVEWATPRAN